The Acidobacteriota bacterium genome contains the following window.
TGGGCCTCCAGGTCGAGCGTTTCTTGAAGGAAGTGCCATCGGTGGAGGCGGGCGCCGTGGTCGCCGACCGGATCATCGGCAAGCCCTATCTCGAGATCGACATCGACCGCAAAGCTATCGCCCGTCATGGTGTGGATGTGCGAGCGGTACAGAGCGTCATCGAGGTGGCGATCGGCGGCAAGGGCGTGACGACGACGGTGGAGGGCCGTGAGCGCTTCCCGGTCCGGGTGCGCTACTTGAGGGAGCTGCGCGACCAGATCGAGTCCCTCGAGCAGATCCTGGTGCCGGCGGCGGACGGCGCGCAGATCCCGATGGGCCAGCTGGCCACGGTCGAGTTCGTGCGTGGGCCTCAGAACATCAAGAGCGAGGACACTTTCCTGGTCGGCTACGTCGTCTTCGACATGAAACCCGGCTTCGCCGAGGTCGACGTGGTCGAGCAATGCCAGGCCTACCTGGCGGCGAAGATCGAATCCGGCGAGCTGGAGCTGCCGGCCGGCGTCAGCTTCACCTTCGCCGGCAGCTACGAAAACCAGCTCCGCTCGGCCAAGAGACTCGCCATCGTGCTGCCAATCGCGCTGATCGCCATCTTCTTCATCTTGTACTTCCAGTTCAAGTCGGTGTCGACGACCCTCATCGTCTTCTCGACGATCGCCGTGGCGTGGTCCGGCGGATTTATGTTGCTGTGGTTCTATGCCCAGCCGTGGTTCCTCGACTTCTCGGTCTTCAGCACCGACATGCGGGGGCTCTTCCAGATGCAGTCGATCAACCTGAGCGTCGCCATCTGGGTAGGATTCCTGGCGCTCTTCGGCATCGCCTCGGACAACGGCGTGGTGGTGGCGAGCCACCTCGAGCAGGTCTTTCGTGAACGCCGACCGCGCACCGTGGCCGAGATTCGTGAGGCCACCGTGGCTGGCGGTGAGGGGCGCATCCGAGCCACCTTGATGTCCTCGGCGGCCACGATGCTCGCCCTCTTGCCGGTCTTGACTTCCACCGGCCGCGGTGCCGACATCATGGTGCCGATGGCGATTCCCTCCTTCGGCGGCATGTTGCTCGCGCTGTTCACGATCCTGATGGTGCCGGTGCTTTACTGCGCGGCCGCGGAGCTTCGGTTTCGCTGGGCCGAGGCACGGGCTGGGCGCAGCGGGCGCACCGAATCCGACGCGGGTCCTGACGTCGATCCACTAGACGATGAGGAACCCCCATGAGTCAATCTGAAATCGCGCGGCTCGTCAAACCGGCGATTCTTGGACTCGATATGCCGCGGTCACGCCGCGGTGGATTCCTCGGATCTCGGGGGCCGTGGACGTACCGGAGAAACCATGAGCCGGGCTCGAGAGAGTTCGCCGACCGCCACCAAGGAGTGAGACATGGAGCTGATCGCTACCCTGCTGGTTTTTGCATTCGTCTTCTACGTGCTGACGCGCTGGGGCTGTGGCGCTCGTATGGTCCACGGTCTGGCGGCAGTTGGGATCGGTGCCGCCACGGGCAGTTTCCGCCTCGAGGACACCGATCCGGTTTGCGGCATGCGCGTGGAAGCCAAGAGCGCAGTGCTGCTCGAGCATGGGTCTCGCGTCATTCGATTCTGCTCGGAGGATTGCCGGAAACGCTTTCTCTCCCACCCTGATGCCTATCCCTGAAGAACGACGCAAATACAACGATACGGCCTTGTGGAAGGCCGGAAAGGAGACCACCATGCGCAACCGAATCTCGATCTCGGCGGTCGGCCAAGCCACCAGCATCTTCCTCGCTATCACCTTCTTGGTCTGCGTCGGATTCGACCTGATCGTACCGAAGTACGCGATGTACGAGCATTGGCAGGGCTTTCTGCCCGGTTTCACATGGCTGAGCCCTGGCACCTTCATGCTCGGGCTGGTTGAGACCTACGCCTACGGTTGGTACTTCGCGCTCGTTTGGGTGCCGCTCTACAACATTTTCTTGCATCGCGCCGAGGAGGCTCGGATCACTTGATCGATAGCCTGTGGACGGGTGGCGGCATCATGCTCCTGGTGCTCCTCTTCGCCGACCTCCTGCTGACGGTATTTCACCCGCAGGGCCACGGTGGCCCACTGCACCGGCGGCTCAATCGACTCTTCTGGGGCGCTCTCCGGTGGGTCGGCGCCGGCCTCAGCGGACCGTCGAAGGACCGATTCCTGGCGCTTTGCGGTCCTTTGATAGCGGTCTTCAGCGTCGGCACTTGGGGCCTCTGGCTCATTCTCTCCTTCACGATCATCTACTCTCCATATCGAGGCTCCTTGCTATCAACGACCGCTGGCGATACCTCCTGGCTCGATGTCTTCTACTTCAGCGGTTACGTCGCCTCGACCCTCGGCATCGGCGACATCGTGCCGGCCTCGCCGAGCCTGCGATTGCTCACGGTGGTTGAAGCGATGAGCGGCTTCGCGCTCTTCGCCGTCGCGACCACTTATCTCTTGGCGGTCTACCAATACGTCGCCAAGGAGCAGATCCTCGCCCTGGAGCTGGCCGGTTTCTTGGAGCCTACGGCCCCACGCCTTGCTCCGGCGGCGCTCGGCGATTGGGCTCGCCCGACGGTGAGGAACCTTCTGGAAGTCGTCCATGCCCACGGTCAATATCCGGTGCTGCACTACTTTCGGCCAGTTGAAGCCGAGCGAGCCTTGATCATCCGGGTCGGCCGAATCCTCGACTTCCTCGACGAGGAGATCTCCGTGGATCCCTCCAGCTGCGCCCGCCTGCTATCAGCAGTGCGCCGGTACCTTTCGGAGCTACATTCCGGGTGTCTTCCGAGAAGCCACCGCCAAGACGGCCAGCGCGGCGAGACAGCACCGCAGTCGGAGGTGGATCTTCGCAACTTCCAGGCGCATCTCCTCCGCTATCTGGCCTATCCCGTTCCCGCAACTGGCGCTCGGAAGCGGATGTCGGTCCGAGATCAGCCGTCGATTGCCCGGCCAGCCGCCGAATCGACTCACAAACCGAGCGCTCCGCCAAGAAAGAAAGAAGATCCATGACTGTCGTCCGCAAGCGATCCACCACCTCGCAGCCCCATCGAACCTTCAGGTTGGGCCTTTGGGGGCCAACTCTGGCCGTGGTGCTCCTGGCTGCTCTTGTCTGGAAGGCCTCGGGCACCGCCGGGCGCACTGCCTCGCCAAACCCGACGACCGATTCTGTCCGCCTGGAATTGGAAAAGGAGCTCGCCGCTGCATATCCAACTGGCGCACCGATCTCGTCCAGCAGACGGACCTTCCATCTTCGTGCCGCCCCAAGCTCTGTGCGCCAGTTCGACGGTCAAACGCTCGACGTATGGGCCTACAATGCACAGGTGCCAGGACCTACTCTCCGGGTGAAGCTCGGGCAGGAAATCGAGGTCCGGCTGGTGAATGACCTGCCTCAGCCGACCACCATCCACTGGCACGGTGTCCGTGTCCCCAACGCGATGGACGGCGTGCCGGGTGTCACGCAAGAGCCGATTCCGTCTGGCGGGACCTTTACGTATCGCTTCACGCCCAAGGACGCCGGCACCTTCTGGTTTCATCCCCACGTTCGCGGCGCGGAGCAGGTCGAACGAGGTCTCTACGGCGTCCTCGTGGTCGAAGATCCGGAACCGCTACCGTATAGTCGCGACGAAGTCTGGGTGTTGGACGATTGGCGGTTGGGGCGTGATGGCGCCATCGATCCAAACTTCGTCACGCGGCATGACCTCGCCCACGAC
Protein-coding sequences here:
- a CDS encoding metal ion permease; translation: MELIATLLVFAFVFYVLTRWGCGARMVHGLAAVGIGAATGSFRLEDTDPVCGMRVEAKSAVLLEHGSRVIRFCSEDCRKRFLSHPDAYP
- a CDS encoding DUF5676 family membrane protein, encoding MRNRISISAVGQATSIFLAITFLVCVGFDLIVPKYAMYEHWQGFLPGFTWLSPGTFMLGLVETYAYGWYFALVWVPLYNIFLHRAEEARIT
- a CDS encoding potassium channel family protein, translating into MIDSLWTGGGIMLLVLLFADLLLTVFHPQGHGGPLHRRLNRLFWGALRWVGAGLSGPSKDRFLALCGPLIAVFSVGTWGLWLILSFTIIYSPYRGSLLSTTAGDTSWLDVFYFSGYVASTLGIGDIVPASPSLRLLTVVEAMSGFALFAVATTYLLAVYQYVAKEQILALELAGFLEPTAPRLAPAALGDWARPTVRNLLEVVHAHGQYPVLHYFRPVEAERALIIRVGRILDFLDEEISVDPSSCARLLSAVRRYLSELHSGCLPRSHRQDGQRGETAPQSEVDLRNFQAHLLRYLAYPVPATGARKRMSVRDQPSIARPAAESTHKPSAPPRKKEDP